A region from the Serinibacter arcticus genome encodes:
- a CDS encoding glycerate kinase: MPNDELSGRGVRIAIVPDSFKGSLSALEVATAMARGVQQASRAGDLDIRLSPLADGGEGTLDALLDAWGERARTVRTTDALGRPATARFGLSPSGTGVIEAAEANGLPQVSDTELLPLTACSRGVGTIAATLIEQGATEIILCIGGSATTDGGIGLLSALGARFLDADGEPLPPGGGALASLERIDLGGLDPRARAVTWRVACDVTNPLVGPHGAAAIFGPQKGATADDVAVLDAGLARLADVVARETGQDLRDRPGMGAAGGIALTLQAFLGAELVAGSALVAQTLGLREILDGVDLVLTGEGRFDEQSLHGKVVDAVAAHAPAGVPVVVIAGEVMVSPEDMWAHGVTTALAAARGPRTLADLTRTTADDITYSAAVITRLLGL, translated from the coding sequence ATGCCCAATGACGAGCTGTCCGGCCGTGGTGTCCGCATCGCCATCGTCCCCGACTCCTTCAAGGGGAGCCTCTCGGCCCTCGAGGTCGCCACGGCGATGGCGCGCGGGGTCCAGCAGGCCTCCCGCGCAGGAGATCTCGACATCCGCCTGAGCCCGCTGGCCGACGGCGGCGAGGGCACGCTCGACGCCCTGCTCGACGCCTGGGGCGAGCGCGCCCGCACCGTGCGCACGACGGACGCCCTCGGGCGGCCGGCGACGGCGCGGTTCGGTCTCTCGCCGTCGGGCACCGGAGTGATCGAGGCCGCGGAGGCCAACGGTCTGCCGCAGGTCTCCGACACCGAGCTCCTGCCGCTGACGGCCTGCTCGCGCGGCGTCGGCACCATCGCCGCGACCCTGATCGAGCAGGGCGCGACCGAGATCATCCTGTGCATCGGCGGTTCGGCCACGACCGACGGCGGCATCGGCCTGCTGTCGGCCCTCGGCGCCCGCTTCCTGGACGCCGACGGCGAGCCCCTGCCCCCCGGCGGCGGGGCGCTCGCCTCCCTCGAGCGCATCGACCTCGGCGGACTCGACCCCCGCGCCCGAGCCGTCACGTGGCGCGTGGCGTGCGACGTCACCAACCCGCTCGTCGGCCCGCACGGGGCCGCCGCGATCTTCGGGCCGCAGAAGGGGGCGACGGCCGACGACGTCGCCGTCCTGGACGCCGGCCTCGCGCGGCTCGCGGACGTCGTCGCGCGGGAGACCGGTCAGGACCTGCGGGACCGACCGGGCATGGGTGCGGCCGGCGGGATCGCGCTGACGCTCCAGGCGTTCCTCGGCGCCGAGCTCGTCGCCGGGTCCGCCCTGGTGGCGCAGACGCTCGGGCTGCGGGAGATCCTCGACGGCGTCGACCTCGTCCTGACGGGCGAGGGCCGGTTCGACGAGCAGTCGCTGCACGGGAAGGTGGTCGACGCCGTCGCCGCGCACGCCCCCGCGGGCGTCCCCGTCGTCGTGATCGCGGGGGAGGTGATGGTGAGCCCCGAGGACATGTGGGCCCACGGCGTCACCACCGCCCTCGCCGCCGCGCGCGGCCCCCGCACCCTCGCCGACCTCACCCGCACCACCGCGGACGACATCACCTACTCGGCGGCCGTGATCACGCGGCTGCTCGGCCTGTAA
- a CDS encoding GntP family permease translates to MLDILILIALVAGIVLVTARWKVSPVLALLGAALIGAFAYRIPVADIISTITTAFGGTLGNIGLVILFGTMIGVILERSGAAIAMADWLIKIIGTRFPNLTMTVIGYIVSIPVFCDSGYVILNSLRKAVTLRTGVSTLATSIALMTGLYATHTLVPPTPGPLAAASNLGVENLGLLIAIGLPVAAVAALAAMLFANRFLHTPVDLLPAEDDDEMDHTYEELRASYGVLPKAFPAFLPILLPLLLICGASIAKIPSRPIGEGVAFEILAFVGTPVIALIIGLLAAAALLRGNGKLVAFNSQIDDAIRVSAPILLITAAGASFGAVLAASPLMDVLGGSLSGLGIGLAVPFLIAAALKTAQGSSTVSMVTTSALVAPLLGEIGLGTEMGAALAVLAVGAGAMVVSHANDSYFWVVSRLGRIPVATAYRTLSVATAIEGTAAFATIWVIGFFVL, encoded by the coding sequence ATGCTCGACATCCTCATCCTGATCGCGCTCGTGGCGGGCATCGTGCTCGTCACCGCGCGCTGGAAGGTCAGCCCCGTGCTGGCGCTGCTCGGCGCCGCGCTGATCGGTGCGTTCGCGTACCGCATCCCGGTGGCCGACATCATCTCGACGATCACGACGGCGTTCGGGGGGACGCTCGGCAACATCGGCCTCGTGATCCTGTTCGGCACGATGATCGGCGTCATCCTCGAGCGCTCCGGCGCCGCGATCGCGATGGCCGACTGGCTGATCAAGATCATCGGCACGCGGTTCCCGAACCTCACGATGACCGTGATCGGCTACATCGTCTCGATCCCGGTGTTCTGCGACTCCGGCTACGTGATCCTGAACTCGCTGCGCAAGGCCGTCACGCTCCGCACCGGAGTCTCCACGCTCGCGACGTCGATCGCGCTGATGACCGGCCTGTACGCCACGCACACCCTTGTGCCCCCGACGCCCGGCCCGCTCGCGGCCGCGTCCAACCTCGGCGTGGAGAACCTCGGCCTGCTGATCGCGATCGGTCTGCCCGTCGCGGCCGTGGCGGCGCTCGCGGCGATGCTGTTCGCCAACCGCTTCCTGCACACGCCGGTCGACCTGCTGCCGGCCGAGGACGACGACGAGATGGACCACACGTACGAGGAGCTGCGCGCCAGCTACGGCGTGCTGCCGAAGGCGTTCCCCGCGTTCCTGCCGATCCTGCTGCCGCTGCTGCTCATCTGCGGCGCGTCGATCGCGAAGATCCCCAGCCGTCCGATCGGTGAGGGCGTGGCGTTCGAGATCCTGGCGTTCGTCGGGACCCCCGTCATCGCGCTGATCATCGGACTGCTCGCCGCGGCGGCGCTGCTGCGCGGCAACGGCAAGCTCGTGGCCTTCAACAGCCAGATCGACGACGCGATCCGCGTCTCCGCGCCGATCCTGCTCATCACGGCGGCCGGCGCCTCCTTCGGTGCCGTGCTCGCGGCCTCGCCTCTCATGGACGTGCTCGGCGGGAGCCTCTCGGGCCTCGGCATCGGTCTGGCGGTCCCGTTCCTCATCGCGGCTGCGCTGAAGACGGCGCAGGGCTCCTCGACGGTCTCGATGGTGACGACGTCGGCGCTCGTCGCCCCGCTGCTCGGCGAGATCGGACTGGGCACCGAGATGGGCGCGGCGCTCGCCGTGCTCGCGGTCGGTGCCGGCGCGATGGTCGTCTCGCACGCCAACGACTCCTACTTCTGGGTCGTCTCGCGGCTGGGCCGTATCCCGGTCGCGACGGCGTACCGCACGCTCAGCGTGGCGACGGCGATCGAGGGCACCGCGGCGTTCGCGACGATCTGGGTGATCGGGTTCTTCGTCCTGTAG
- a CDS encoding ImmA/IrrE family metallo-endopeptidase: MTAPPAPTETLAPHPRGERPAPHGRPIQEDLLAGFALPAGGIGPGPREHLTREKLERKRRRLLELTLDAVEFGKEPSVSSALRAAWQFWPRFSTYNGLLLLCQRPSATHVETPSTWQHRYGMVALPNEQPLLVLNPGGPLHFVLDASQVEPGPDPGSHAYEPHQPFARRTFDAAPQVLATMIESIKVHGVRVVDHRLGQSRGGHLTTSRTGATQDVVTSRRPLVVAPVPVRFELALNADLSPTEKLAVLAHELGHLYCGHLGPDPALLQTGEGLWLERLDLDAEQKEAEAEFVSDAVMRFVAPGATRLRPRETPELLDTPELPDHGSAVVAALAVELVLDTIQAAAL; this comes from the coding sequence ATGACGGCGCCACCCGCCCCGACCGAGACCCTCGCCCCGCACCCCCGGGGTGAGCGCCCCGCGCCGCACGGACGACCGATCCAGGAGGACCTGCTGGCCGGGTTCGCCCTGCCGGCCGGCGGGATCGGGCCCGGCCCGCGCGAGCACCTGACCCGCGAGAAGCTCGAGCGCAAGCGACGGCGGTTGCTCGAGCTCACCCTCGACGCCGTGGAGTTCGGCAAGGAGCCGTCGGTCAGCTCGGCGCTCCGGGCGGCGTGGCAGTTCTGGCCGCGGTTCTCGACCTACAACGGGCTGCTCCTGCTGTGCCAGCGCCCGAGCGCCACCCACGTCGAGACCCCGTCGACGTGGCAGCACCGGTACGGGATGGTCGCCCTCCCGAACGAGCAGCCGCTGCTCGTGCTGAACCCGGGCGGGCCGCTCCACTTCGTCCTCGACGCGTCCCAGGTCGAGCCGGGCCCCGATCCCGGCAGCCACGCCTACGAGCCGCACCAGCCGTTCGCCCGCCGCACCTTCGACGCGGCGCCGCAGGTGCTCGCGACGATGATCGAGTCGATCAAGGTCCACGGCGTCAGGGTGGTCGACCACCGCCTCGGTCAGTCCCGGGGCGGTCACCTCACGACGTCGCGCACCGGCGCCACCCAGGACGTCGTCACGAGCAGGCGGCCACTCGTCGTCGCCCCGGTGCCCGTGCGGTTCGAGCTGGCGCTGAACGCCGACCTGTCCCCGACCGAGAAGCTCGCCGTGCTCGCGCACGAGCTCGGCCACCTCTACTGCGGGCACCTGGGGCCCGACCCCGCCCTCCTGCAGACCGGCGAGGGGCTGTGGCTCGAGCGCCTCGACCTCGACGCGGAGCAGAAGGAGGCCGAGGCCGAGTTCGTCTCCGACGCCGTGATGCGGTTCGTGGCGCCCGGGGCTACGCGCCTGCGGCCCCGGGAGACCCCCGAGCTCCTGGACACCCCCGAGCTCCCCGACCACGGCAGCGCCGTCGTCGCCGCGCTGGCCGTCGAGCTCGTGCTCGATACGATCCAGGCGGCCGCGCTGTGA
- a CDS encoding cupin domain-containing protein: MTSDVRNLHAALDSLTAPWQPHRLASVNDYDVKVVALEGEFVWHSHPDTDELFLVVSGELTIQLRDGDVVLREGDVYVVPRGVEHCPRADGEVRALLVEPAGTVNTGDAGGPRTSALRELEGDGGGAAAALAPDGEGATPERRGPRPTTSNEGPHRQVDQLASPALWGEMVARVYALDGVVEGTSQVSPASSRAVFLVDQRDERAPETSLAPGERLEPVHLHGVDDTSLHLTLPAERAAELISLGWAEEHQYADFGTEVMIYGPRDAAELELVLGVVTESLAFARGTRAGGEAGAQPRP; this comes from the coding sequence ATGACCTCCGACGTCCGCAACCTCCACGCCGCGCTCGACAGCCTCACGGCGCCCTGGCAGCCGCACCGCCTCGCCAGCGTCAACGACTACGACGTCAAGGTGGTCGCGCTCGAGGGCGAGTTCGTCTGGCACAGCCACCCCGACACCGACGAGCTGTTCCTGGTGGTCAGCGGCGAGCTGACGATCCAGCTGCGCGACGGCGATGTGGTGCTCCGGGAGGGCGACGTGTACGTCGTGCCACGCGGCGTCGAGCACTGCCCACGGGCCGACGGCGAGGTGCGGGCCCTGCTCGTCGAGCCGGCCGGGACCGTCAACACCGGCGACGCCGGCGGGCCGCGGACGTCGGCGCTGCGGGAGCTGGAGGGCGACGGCGGAGGCGCCGCCGCGGCTCTCGCGCCCGACGGCGAGGGCGCGACGCCCGAGCGCCGCGGCCCCCGCCCGACGACGTCGAACGAGGGCCCCCACCGCCAGGTCGACCAGCTCGCGTCGCCGGCGCTGTGGGGCGAGATGGTGGCGCGGGTGTACGCGCTCGACGGGGTGGTCGAGGGCACGAGCCAGGTGTCGCCGGCGTCGTCGCGGGCGGTGTTCCTGGTCGACCAGCGCGACGAGCGGGCCCCGGAGACCTCGCTCGCGCCGGGTGAGCGCCTGGAGCCCGTTCACCTGCACGGGGTCGACGACACGAGCCTCCACCTGACCCTCCCGGCCGAGCGCGCCGCTGAGCTGATCAGCCTGGGGTGGGCCGAGGAGCACCAGTACGCCGACTTCGGCACCGAGGTGATGATCTACGGCCCGCGCGACGCGGCCGAGCTCGAGCTCGTGCTCGGCGTCGTGACCGAGAGCCTGGCCTTCGCGCGCGGGACGCGGGCGGGGGGCGAGGCGGGGGCCCAGCCCCGACCATGA
- a CDS encoding RDD family protein yields the protein MVALQPDVSTTTRETRSSDDWFRRVAAVLLDGSLLGGVTWLAVGAGSVVPSLQPPFSGGLVNPGAGETMEWTRSGWVLATIAALVLLQAVTGATPGKRLVGVMVVREGTLRPAGLGRTLARPFLHVLDSLLLIGYLRPLWNPRRQTFADSILRTNVVSRTPELPAWLANRVGPGSRRRSRLVTAAAGLVCALGVGLSFPIGRVAPVPAVPPTACGDLTVLDAGDAAQAQATVRQEGSRQYERRLWIERPVVTVAPAAIITWAWDADAVSGMRSEQEAWLRTSIDPAAPDGSLTWGLAPGAPNQGRLAADQQLGSDEVGRVGEDGWIESTLVLDGVPVATCTVTGEELGLG from the coding sequence ATGGTGGCCCTGCAGCCGGACGTGTCGACGACGACGCGCGAGACCCGATCCTCGGACGACTGGTTCCGCCGTGTCGCCGCCGTCCTGCTGGACGGTTCCCTGCTCGGTGGGGTGACCTGGCTCGCCGTCGGTGCGGGATCCGTGGTGCCCTCGCTGCAGCCGCCGTTCTCCGGCGGCCTCGTGAACCCGGGTGCCGGGGAGACGATGGAGTGGACCCGCAGCGGTTGGGTGCTCGCGACGATCGCGGCGCTCGTGCTGCTCCAGGCCGTCACCGGTGCGACGCCGGGCAAGCGCCTGGTCGGCGTGATGGTGGTGCGCGAGGGCACGCTGCGTCCGGCGGGTCTGGGGCGCACGCTCGCCCGGCCCTTCCTGCACGTGCTCGACTCGCTCCTCCTCATCGGCTACCTGCGGCCGCTGTGGAACCCGCGTCGCCAGACCTTCGCCGACTCGATCCTGCGCACGAACGTCGTCTCGCGGACGCCTGAGCTCCCCGCGTGGCTCGCGAACCGGGTCGGGCCGGGATCGCGACGGCGCTCGCGGCTCGTGACGGCGGCCGCCGGGCTGGTGTGCGCGCTGGGGGTCGGGCTGTCGTTCCCCATCGGGAGGGTGGCGCCGGTGCCGGCGGTGCCACCGACGGCGTGCGGCGACCTGACCGTGCTCGACGCCGGTGACGCGGCTCAGGCCCAGGCCACCGTGCGGCAGGAGGGGTCGCGACAGTACGAGCGGCGCCTGTGGATCGAGCGTCCCGTGGTGACCGTGGCGCCGGCGGCGATCATCACCTGGGCGTGGGACGCCGACGCGGTCAGCGGGATGCGGTCCGAGCAGGAGGCGTGGCTGCGGACGTCGATCGATCCCGCCGCGCCGGACGGGTCCCTCACCTGGGGACTTGCCCCGGGGGCGCCGAACCAGGGCCGGCTGGCCGCCGACCAGCAGCTCGGGTCCGACGAGGTCGGCCGCGTGGGCGAGGACGGCTGGATCGAGTCGACCCTCGTGCTCGACGGCGTGCCGGTCGCCACGTGCACCGTGACCGGCGAGGAGCTGGGGCTGGGGTGA
- a CDS encoding T3SS (YopN, CesT) and YbjN peptide-binding chaperone 1 translates to MTDPSPHSSETDLDASTATAWSQFTEELVELIDENGSRSIGIFVEEGAATVNRLRIDCEGDDVFVLLRGNIGLPPALRLSRAAMAQARRRGWMRAAVASKHYARYFRADAAAEAADAVTTALVEVLGVLHPAFLTVDDLPETPRSVAPEPVAPRPRRGPTPLASGVRPTDARHLDRLVEETLGAVLGREVRRGECGEIEIEAGDASVDIEWSTARLIVPMTALITTAVDDVGHALAVVNDLNRFHQGVTFVLHGRAVVARLDFPASRFDGALLVNELANLCDLVIEQGPAIATRLEGAAR, encoded by the coding sequence ATGACAGATCCTTCGCCCCACAGCTCGGAGACGGACCTCGACGCGTCCACCGCCACCGCGTGGTCGCAGTTCACCGAGGAGCTCGTGGAGCTCATCGACGAGAACGGGTCGCGGTCGATCGGGATCTTCGTCGAGGAGGGCGCCGCCACCGTCAACCGGCTCCGGATCGACTGCGAGGGCGACGACGTCTTCGTCCTCCTCCGCGGCAACATCGGGCTCCCACCCGCGCTTCGCCTCTCCCGCGCGGCGATGGCGCAGGCCCGACGGCGTGGCTGGATGCGCGCCGCCGTCGCCAGCAAGCACTACGCCCGCTACTTCCGGGCCGACGCCGCCGCGGAGGCCGCCGACGCGGTCACCACCGCGCTGGTCGAGGTGCTCGGCGTGCTGCACCCCGCGTTCCTGACCGTCGACGACCTGCCGGAGACCCCGCGGTCGGTGGCCCCGGAGCCCGTCGCGCCCCGCCCCCGGCGCGGTCCGACCCCACTCGCCAGCGGCGTGCGTCCCACCGACGCCCGTCACCTCGACCGTCTCGTCGAGGAGACGCTGGGCGCCGTCCTGGGCCGGGAGGTCCGCCGCGGCGAGTGCGGGGAGATCGAGATCGAGGCCGGCGACGCCAGCGTCGACATCGAGTGGAGCACCGCCCGGCTCATCGTCCCGATGACGGCGCTGATCACGACGGCGGTGGACGACGTCGGCCACGCGCTCGCCGTCGTCAACGACCTCAACCGGTTCCACCAGGGCGTCACGTTCGTGCTCCACGGCCGGGCCGTCGTCGCGCGTCTCGACTTCCCCGCGAGCCGGTTCGACGGCGCGCTGCTGGTCAACGAGCTGGCCAACCTCTGCGACCTCGTCATCGAGCAGGGGCCGGCGATCGCGACGCGACTGGAGGGCGCTGCTCGCTGA
- a CDS encoding DUF7010 family protein codes for MEDLGSALAELADANYSGAPFLGAYGVTWLVCALLWHTRTPRVAAFATLFQGTVALPVALGISAALGMFDERPGGPLLAQLGVLVSMSQLLVLPLLIVLVTQRRYTAVPLVFAITAAIHFVPYAWLYQSVLYLVMPVVVAVGLAIVAGIDRDPERDDVLSASGAGRVCALTGVALLATGVAAVVLSG; via the coding sequence ATGGAGGACCTCGGGTCGGCGCTCGCCGAGCTCGCCGACGCCAACTACTCCGGTGCCCCCTTTCTCGGGGCCTACGGGGTGACGTGGCTGGTGTGCGCGCTGCTGTGGCACACGCGAACGCCTCGGGTTGCCGCCTTCGCGACGCTCTTCCAGGGCACGGTCGCGCTGCCTGTCGCGCTCGGGATCTCCGCCGCCCTCGGCATGTTCGACGAGCGCCCCGGCGGCCCGCTCCTGGCACAGCTCGGCGTGCTCGTCTCGATGTCGCAGCTGCTCGTGCTGCCGCTGCTGATCGTGCTCGTCACCCAGCGGCGGTACACCGCCGTCCCGCTCGTGTTCGCGATCACCGCGGCGATCCACTTCGTGCCCTACGCCTGGCTGTACCAGAGCGTGCTGTACCTGGTGATGCCGGTGGTGGTCGCCGTCGGGCTCGCGATCGTAGCCGGGATCGACCGCGATCCGGAGCGCGACGACGTGCTGAGCGCGTCCGGGGCTGGGCGCGTCTGCGCGCTGACCGGCGTGGCGCTGCTCGCGACCGGGGTGGCGGCGGTGGTGCTCTCCGGCTGA
- a CDS encoding cupin domain-containing protein, translated as MDITDNGPHPNAFDIETATQENGDYRRVAWTGKHLQVVLMSIEPGNAIGLEVHHGTDQFLRIDAGKGRVKMGPDKDDLSFTQDVSDGWSIQVPAGTWHDVENTGDEPLRLYTVYAPTHHAQGIVQATADDADKDEEAGRDEPPAWVEEVDTKGEESA; from the coding sequence ATGGACATCACCGACAACGGCCCCCACCCCAACGCCTTCGACATCGAGACCGCCACGCAGGAGAACGGTGACTACCGCCGCGTCGCGTGGACCGGCAAGCACCTGCAGGTCGTGCTCATGTCGATCGAGCCCGGCAACGCCATCGGCCTCGAGGTGCACCACGGGACCGACCAGTTCCTGCGCATCGACGCCGGGAAGGGCCGCGTCAAGATGGGCCCCGACAAGGACGACCTCTCCTTCACCCAGGACGTCTCCGACGGCTGGAGCATCCAGGTCCCCGCCGGCACCTGGCACGACGTCGAGAACACCGGTGACGAGCCCCTTCGCCTCTACACCGTCTACGCCCCCACCCACCACGCCCAGGGCATCGTCCAGGCCACCGCCGACGACGCCGACAAGGACGAGGAGGCCGGCCGCGACGAGCCGCCCGCGTGGGTCGAGGAGGTCGACACCAAGGGGGAGGAGTCGGCCTGA
- a CDS encoding 3-hydroxyacyl-CoA dehydrogenase family protein, with protein MSTIAIIGSGYMGGGIAQLFAIGGHEVRIADVSADVTATNLVRIRQEAAAFEAEGLLPAGSTAAVEARVHAAGSLEEAVAGADLVEEAVIEVLAVKHDVLGRASRANETATIASNTSTISIAAIAEGVHLPERFLGVHFSNPAPFIPGVEVIPHAGTQEERIVQAEELVRGIGKTTARVGDVTGFVLNRLQYALFHEATQLVEEGVASVEDIDTVVRTTFGYRLPFFGPFAIADMAGLDVYNFCYGSLQGGFPERFATPAALTDLVAAGRLGVKAGGGFRELDAERTAELVAYRNKAYVAMQALLDELGPSPFDAR; from the coding sequence ATGAGCACCATCGCCATCATCGGCTCCGGCTACATGGGCGGCGGCATCGCCCAGCTCTTCGCGATCGGCGGCCACGAGGTCCGCATCGCCGACGTCTCCGCGGACGTGACCGCGACCAACCTGGTGCGGATCCGGCAGGAGGCGGCGGCGTTCGAGGCCGAGGGTCTCCTGCCCGCGGGTTCGACGGCGGCCGTCGAGGCGCGCGTGCACGCGGCCGGCTCCCTGGAGGAGGCCGTGGCGGGCGCCGACCTGGTCGAGGAGGCCGTGATCGAGGTGCTGGCGGTCAAGCACGACGTGCTCGGACGGGCCAGCCGCGCCAACGAGACCGCGACGATCGCCAGCAACACCTCGACGATCTCGATCGCCGCCATCGCCGAGGGGGTGCACCTGCCGGAGCGGTTCCTGGGGGTCCACTTCTCCAACCCCGCGCCGTTCATCCCTGGCGTCGAGGTCATCCCGCACGCGGGGACGCAGGAGGAGCGGATCGTGCAGGCCGAGGAGCTCGTGCGCGGCATCGGCAAGACGACGGCGCGCGTCGGCGACGTCACCGGCTTCGTGCTCAACCGGCTGCAGTACGCGCTGTTCCACGAGGCCACCCAGCTCGTGGAGGAGGGGGTCGCCTCGGTCGAGGACATCGACACCGTGGTGCGCACGACGTTCGGCTACCGGCTGCCGTTCTTCGGGCCGTTCGCCATCGCGGACATGGCGGGGCTCGACGTCTACAACTTCTGCTACGGCTCGCTCCAGGGCGGCTTCCCGGAGCGCTTCGCCACCCCGGCGGCGCTGACGGACCTGGTCGCCGCGGGGCGCCTGGGCGTGAAGGCGGGCGGCGGGTTCCGGGAGCTCGACGCCGAGCGCACCGCCGAGCTCGTGGCCTACCGGAACAAGGCGTACGTGGCGATGCAGGCGCTGCTGGACGAGCTGGGGCCGTCGCCGTTCGACGCGCGGTGA
- a CDS encoding ribose-5-phosphate isomerase has translation MSEPLRLIVGADDAGFAYKEELAAMLRADPRVASVVDVGVGPDDHTIYPEVAVEAARRVASGDVDRALLICGTGLGVAIAANKVPGVRAVTAHDSYSVERSVLSNDAQVLTMGQRVIGLELAKRLVGEWLDYRFDSASASAAKVAAIPEPGRTEHHDSTQHDSADSEDHA, from the coding sequence ATGAGTGAACCGCTGCGCCTGATCGTCGGCGCCGACGACGCCGGCTTCGCCTACAAGGAGGAGCTCGCCGCGATGCTGCGCGCGGACCCCCGCGTGGCGAGCGTGGTCGACGTCGGCGTCGGCCCCGACGACCACACGATCTACCCCGAGGTCGCCGTCGAGGCGGCCCGCCGCGTCGCCTCGGGGGACGTCGACCGGGCGCTGCTGATCTGCGGGACCGGGCTCGGCGTCGCCATCGCGGCCAACAAGGTGCCGGGCGTGCGGGCGGTGACCGCTCACGACAGCTACTCCGTGGAGCGCTCGGTGCTGAGCAACGACGCCCAGGTGCTGACCATGGGCCAGCGCGTCATCGGGCTCGAGCTCGCCAAGCGGCTCGTGGGTGAGTGGCTCGACTACCGCTTCGACAGCGCCTCGGCGTCGGCCGCGAAGGTGGCGGCGATCCCCGAGCCGGGCAGGACCGAGCATCACGACAGCACCCAGCACGACAGCGCCGACAGTGAGGACCACGCATGA
- a CDS encoding dihydroxyacetone kinase family protein, translating to MSFLVNDPDAFVAEALEGFVAVHSGLVRAVDGGVVRRTGTPDGQVAVVVGGGSGHYPAFAGVVGEGLAAGAVCGNVFTSPSAGQAYRVAAAAHAGAGVLYSYGNYAGDVIHFGEAQERLRGEGVDVRTVLVTDDIASAPQEDWEKRRGIAGDFVVFKVAGAAAAAGADLDEVERLARLANYRTRTLGVAFGGCTFPGADEPLFTVPEGRASLGLGIHGEPGIRDVPRQSADALADELVTALLADVPDDRGERVAVVVNGLGRVKYEELFILYRAVARLLDAEGLSIVEPECGELVTSLDMAGASVTLVWLTPELEELWRAPAHTPAYRKGTTAEGGADPRTGDEGESHDGGARADVAASADDGPVTTTPEAAVALELLAAVRETLHAHADELGRIDAIAGDGDHGVGMSRGIDAALDGASRTSGGVAAVLGAAGDAWSERAGGTSGALWGAALRAAGRSLDGVELTTATVADAAHAALDRIVALGRAEVGDKTMVDALVPYVDELDAAAGRGDGVGDAVASAAAAATRAAESTSELSPRLGRARPLAERSVGHPDAGATSLALIVTTIAETVTSTRSHDE from the coding sequence ATGAGCTTCCTCGTCAACGATCCCGACGCGTTCGTCGCCGAGGCCCTCGAGGGGTTCGTCGCGGTGCACTCCGGCCTCGTGCGCGCCGTCGACGGCGGTGTCGTGCGCCGGACCGGGACGCCCGACGGCCAGGTCGCCGTCGTCGTCGGTGGCGGGTCCGGGCACTACCCGGCCTTCGCCGGCGTCGTCGGGGAGGGGCTGGCGGCCGGCGCCGTGTGCGGCAACGTCTTCACCTCGCCCTCGGCCGGCCAGGCCTACCGCGTCGCCGCGGCCGCCCACGCGGGCGCCGGCGTCCTGTACAGCTACGGCAACTACGCGGGCGACGTCATCCACTTCGGCGAGGCGCAGGAGCGCCTGCGCGGCGAGGGCGTCGACGTCCGCACCGTCCTGGTGACCGACGACATCGCGTCCGCCCCGCAGGAGGACTGGGAGAAGCGCCGCGGCATCGCCGGGGACTTCGTCGTCTTCAAGGTCGCGGGGGCCGCGGCCGCCGCGGGCGCCGACCTCGACGAGGTGGAGCGCCTGGCCCGCCTGGCCAACTACCGCACCCGCACGCTGGGCGTCGCGTTCGGCGGCTGCACCTTCCCCGGCGCCGACGAGCCCCTGTTCACCGTGCCCGAGGGCCGCGCGTCGCTCGGCCTCGGGATCCACGGCGAGCCCGGCATCCGCGACGTGCCGCGCCAGAGCGCCGACGCGCTCGCCGACGAGCTCGTCACCGCGCTCCTCGCGGACGTCCCCGACGACCGGGGCGAGCGCGTCGCCGTCGTCGTGAACGGGCTCGGACGGGTGAAGTACGAGGAGCTGTTCATCCTCTACCGCGCCGTCGCACGGCTGCTCGACGCCGAGGGCCTGAGCATCGTCGAGCCCGAGTGCGGCGAGCTCGTCACCAGCCTCGACATGGCCGGGGCGTCCGTGACGCTCGTGTGGCTGACGCCCGAGCTCGAGGAGCTGTGGCGCGCGCCCGCGCACACCCCCGCGTACCGCAAGGGGACGACGGCGGAGGGGGGCGCGGACCCGCGGACCGGGGATGAGGGCGAGTCGCACGACGGCGGGGCGCGCGCCGACGTCGCAGCCTCCGCCGACGACGGCCCGGTGACGACGACGCCGGAGGCCGCCGTCGCGCTGGAGCTGCTCGCCGCGGTGCGCGAGACGCTGCACGCCCACGCCGACGAGCTCGGCCGCATCGACGCGATCGCGGGCGACGGCGACCACGGCGTCGGGATGTCGCGCGGCATCGACGCGGCGCTCGACGGCGCCTCGCGCACGTCGGGCGGCGTGGCCGCCGTGCTCGGCGCCGCCGGGGACGCGTGGAGCGAGCGCGCCGGCGGAACCTCGGGCGCGCTGTGGGGCGCCGCGCTCCGGGCCGCGGGCCGGAGTCTCGACGGCGTGGAGCTCACGACGGCCACCGTCGCCGACGCCGCGCACGCGGCCCTGGACCGCATCGTCGCGCTCGGCCGGGCCGAGGTCGGCGACAAGACGATGGTCGACGCGCTGGTGCCGTACGTGGACGAGCTCGACGCGGCGGCGGGGCGCGGGGACGGGGTGGGCGACGCCGTCGCGAGCGCCGCCGCGGCCGCCACCCGGGCCGCGGAGTCGACGTCGGAGCTCAGCCCCCGGCTGGGCCGCGCCCGGCCGCTCGCCGAGCGCAGCGTCGGCCACCCCGATGCCGGGGCGACGTCCCTGGCCCTGATCGTCACGACGATCGCCGAGACCGTCACGAGCACGAGGAGTCACGATGAGTGA